From one Drosophila gunungcola strain Sukarami chromosome 2R unlocalized genomic scaffold, Dgunungcola_SK_2 000006F, whole genome shotgun sequence genomic stretch:
- the LOC128254937 gene encoding protein NDRG3 isoform X12, whose protein sequence is MPQSEGGYVSLPAVNGNGGAIYQSTTEPTAPPSVFESMKRAIGQAIKSSPNDSEELLRSERLPVIVGGSSTMPVDPMDDIELRSVQLQFPNARGSILEACEQRRVPTDKGDVHVAIQGDTAKPAIVTYHDLGLNYATSFAGFFNFPVMRGLLENFCVYHVTAPGQEEGAPTLPEDYVYPTMDDLAAQLLFVLSHFGLKSVIGFGVGAGANILARFAHAHPDKVGALCLINCVSTQSGWIEWGYQSFNARFLRTKGMTQGVIDYLMWHHFGRNPEERNHDLVQMYKQHFERGVNPTNLAMLINAYIHRNDLHLARTPPGTPGTETAATTLKMPVINITGSLSPHVDDTVTFNGRLDPTNSSWMKISDCALVLEEQPAKLAEAFRLFLQGEGYAKYFRPGDWDGTQSSSF, encoded by the exons ATGCCACAGTCTGAGGGCGGCTATGTATCGTTGCCGGCCGTCAATGGCAATGGCGGTGCCATATATCAGTCGACCACAGAGCCCACGGCCCCGCCCTCCGTCTTCGAGAGCATGAAGCGGGCCATTGGCCAGGCCATCAAGTCCTCGCCCAACGACAGCGAGGAGCTGCTCCGATCGGAGCGCCTGCCGGTCATCGTTGGCGGCTCCAG CACCATGCCCGTTGATCCCATGGATGACATCGAACTGCGCTCCGTGCAGCTGCAATTCCCCAATGCCCGCGGCTCCATCCTGGAGGCCTGCGAACAGCGACGCGTGCCCACAGACAAGGGCGATGTCCACGTGGCCATACAGGGCGATACGGCTAAGCCGGCCATTGTCACCTACCACGATCTGGGCCTAAACT ACGCCACCAGCTTTGCTGGCTTCTTCAACTTTCCAGTTATGCGAGGTTTGCTGGAGAACTTCTGTGTTTACCATGTGACCGCTCCTGGACAGGAGGAGGGTGCTCCCACCTTGCCAGAGGA CTATGTGTATCCGACCATGGATGATCTGGCCGCCCAACTGCTGTTTGTGCTCTCCCACTTTGGCCTGAAGTCGGTTATTGGTTTCGGCGTTGGTGCTGGGGCAAATATTTTAGCCCGTTTCGCCCACGCTCATCCGGACAAGGTTGGCGCTCTGTGCCTGATCAACTGCGTGTCCACGCAGTCGGGCTGGATTGAGTGGGGCTACCAGAGCTTCAATGCCCGTTTCTTGCGGACCAAGGGCATGACACAGGGCGTAATCGATTACCTGATGTGGCACCATTTCGGACGCAATCCGGAGGAGCGCAATCACGACCTGGTGCAGATGTACAAGCAACACTTCGAGCGAGGCGTGAATCCGACCAATCTGGCCATGCTGATCAACGCGTACATCCATCGCAACGACCTGCACCTGGCGCGCACTCCACCAGGAACTCCGGGAACCGAGACGGCGGCCACCACGCTGAAAATGCCGGTGATCAATATCACGGGTTCGTTGTCGCCACACGTGGACGATACGGTGACCTTCAATGGCCGCCTGGATCCCACAAACTCATCGTGGATGAAG ATTTCCGATTGCGCTTTGGTGCTGGAGGAGCAGCCGGCCAAGCTGGCAGAGGCCTTCCGGCTCTTCTTGCAGGGCGAGGGCTACG CCAAGTACTTTAGACCCGGCGACTGGGACGGCACGCAGTCGAGCAGCTTCTAG
- the LOC128254937 gene encoding protein NDRG3 isoform X10 → MPQSEGGYVSLPAVNGNGGAIYQSTTEPTAPPSVFESMKRAIGQAIKSSPNDSEELLRSERLPVIVGGSRISFRDRDKPGKTLTTKMPSAPTHTAEEAHLLGTMPVDPMDDIELRSVQLQFPNARGSILEACEQRRVPTDKGDVHVAIQGDTAKPAIVTYHDLGLNYATSFAGFFNFPVMRGLLENFCVYHVTAPGQEEGAPTLPEDYVYPTMDDLAAQLLFVLSHFGLKSVIGFGVGAGANILARFAHAHPDKVGALCLINCVSTQSGWIEWGYQSFNARFLRTKGMTQGVIDYLMWHHFGRNPEERNHDLVQMYKQHFERGVNPTNLAMLINAYIHRNDLHLARTPPGTPGTETAATTLKMPVINITGSLSPHVDDTVTFNGRLDPTNSSWMKISDCALVLEEQPAKLAEAFRLFLQGEGYVSEKPQ, encoded by the exons ATGCCACAGTCTGAGGGCGGCTATGTATCGTTGCCGGCCGTCAATGGCAATGGCGGTGCCATATATCAGTCGACCACAGAGCCCACGGCCCCGCCCTCCGTCTTCGAGAGCATGAAGCGGGCCATTGGCCAGGCCATCAAGTCCTCGCCCAACGACAGCGAGGAGCTGCTCCGATCGGAGCGCCTGCCGGTCATCGTTGGCGGCTCCAG AATCTCTTTCAGAGACCGCGACAAACCCGGTAAGACACTGACCACCAAGATGCCGTCAGCTCCAACACACACTGCCGAGGAGGCACACCTGCTGGG CACCATGCCCGTTGATCCCATGGATGACATCGAACTGCGCTCCGTGCAGCTGCAATTCCCCAATGCCCGCGGCTCCATCCTGGAGGCCTGCGAACAGCGACGCGTGCCCACAGACAAGGGCGATGTCCACGTGGCCATACAGGGCGATACGGCTAAGCCGGCCATTGTCACCTACCACGATCTGGGCCTAAACT ACGCCACCAGCTTTGCTGGCTTCTTCAACTTTCCAGTTATGCGAGGTTTGCTGGAGAACTTCTGTGTTTACCATGTGACCGCTCCTGGACAGGAGGAGGGTGCTCCCACCTTGCCAGAGGA CTATGTGTATCCGACCATGGATGATCTGGCCGCCCAACTGCTGTTTGTGCTCTCCCACTTTGGCCTGAAGTCGGTTATTGGTTTCGGCGTTGGTGCTGGGGCAAATATTTTAGCCCGTTTCGCCCACGCTCATCCGGACAAGGTTGGCGCTCTGTGCCTGATCAACTGCGTGTCCACGCAGTCGGGCTGGATTGAGTGGGGCTACCAGAGCTTCAATGCCCGTTTCTTGCGGACCAAGGGCATGACACAGGGCGTAATCGATTACCTGATGTGGCACCATTTCGGACGCAATCCGGAGGAGCGCAATCACGACCTGGTGCAGATGTACAAGCAACACTTCGAGCGAGGCGTGAATCCGACCAATCTGGCCATGCTGATCAACGCGTACATCCATCGCAACGACCTGCACCTGGCGCGCACTCCACCAGGAACTCCGGGAACCGAGACGGCGGCCACCACGCTGAAAATGCCGGTGATCAATATCACGGGTTCGTTGTCGCCACACGTGGACGATACGGTGACCTTCAATGGCCGCCTGGATCCCACAAACTCATCGTGGATGAAG ATTTCCGATTGCGCTTTGGTGCTGGAGGAGCAGCCGGCCAAGCTGGCAGAGGCCTTCCGGCTCTTCTTGCAGGGCGAGGGCTACG TGTCTGAAAAACCTCAGTAG
- the LOC128254937 gene encoding protein NDRG3 isoform X11, whose translation MPQSEGGYVSLPAVNGNGGAIYQSTTEPTAPPSVFESMKRAIGQAIKSSPNDSEELLRSERLPVIVGGSRDRDKPGKTLTTKMPSAPTHTAEEAHLLGTMPVDPMDDIELRSVQLQFPNARGSILEACEQRRVPTDKGDVHVAIQGDTAKPAIVTYHDLGLNYATSFAGFFNFPVMRGLLENFCVYHVTAPGQEEGAPTLPEDYVYPTMDDLAAQLLFVLSHFGLKSVIGFGVGAGANILARFAHAHPDKVGALCLINCVSTQSGWIEWGYQSFNARFLRTKGMTQGVIDYLMWHHFGRNPEERNHDLVQMYKQHFERGVNPTNLAMLINAYIHRNDLHLARTPPGTPGTETAATTLKMPVINITGSLSPHVDDTVTFNGRLDPTNSSWMKISDCALVLEEQPAKLAEAFRLFLQGEGYVSEKPQ comes from the exons ATGCCACAGTCTGAGGGCGGCTATGTATCGTTGCCGGCCGTCAATGGCAATGGCGGTGCCATATATCAGTCGACCACAGAGCCCACGGCCCCGCCCTCCGTCTTCGAGAGCATGAAGCGGGCCATTGGCCAGGCCATCAAGTCCTCGCCCAACGACAGCGAGGAGCTGCTCCGATCGGAGCGCCTGCCGGTCATCGTTGGCGGCTCCAG AGACCGCGACAAACCCGGTAAGACACTGACCACCAAGATGCCGTCAGCTCCAACACACACTGCCGAGGAGGCACACCTGCTGGG CACCATGCCCGTTGATCCCATGGATGACATCGAACTGCGCTCCGTGCAGCTGCAATTCCCCAATGCCCGCGGCTCCATCCTGGAGGCCTGCGAACAGCGACGCGTGCCCACAGACAAGGGCGATGTCCACGTGGCCATACAGGGCGATACGGCTAAGCCGGCCATTGTCACCTACCACGATCTGGGCCTAAACT ACGCCACCAGCTTTGCTGGCTTCTTCAACTTTCCAGTTATGCGAGGTTTGCTGGAGAACTTCTGTGTTTACCATGTGACCGCTCCTGGACAGGAGGAGGGTGCTCCCACCTTGCCAGAGGA CTATGTGTATCCGACCATGGATGATCTGGCCGCCCAACTGCTGTTTGTGCTCTCCCACTTTGGCCTGAAGTCGGTTATTGGTTTCGGCGTTGGTGCTGGGGCAAATATTTTAGCCCGTTTCGCCCACGCTCATCCGGACAAGGTTGGCGCTCTGTGCCTGATCAACTGCGTGTCCACGCAGTCGGGCTGGATTGAGTGGGGCTACCAGAGCTTCAATGCCCGTTTCTTGCGGACCAAGGGCATGACACAGGGCGTAATCGATTACCTGATGTGGCACCATTTCGGACGCAATCCGGAGGAGCGCAATCACGACCTGGTGCAGATGTACAAGCAACACTTCGAGCGAGGCGTGAATCCGACCAATCTGGCCATGCTGATCAACGCGTACATCCATCGCAACGACCTGCACCTGGCGCGCACTCCACCAGGAACTCCGGGAACCGAGACGGCGGCCACCACGCTGAAAATGCCGGTGATCAATATCACGGGTTCGTTGTCGCCACACGTGGACGATACGGTGACCTTCAATGGCCGCCTGGATCCCACAAACTCATCGTGGATGAAG ATTTCCGATTGCGCTTTGGTGCTGGAGGAGCAGCCGGCCAAGCTGGCAGAGGCCTTCCGGCTCTTCTTGCAGGGCGAGGGCTACG TGTCTGAAAAACCTCAGTAG
- the LOC128254937 gene encoding protein NDRG3 isoform X8, translating to MPQSEGGYVSLPAVNGNGGAIYQSTTEPTAPPSVFESMKRAIGQAIKSSPNDSEELLRSERLPVIVGGSRISFRDRDKPGKTLTTKMPSAPTHTAEEAHLLGTMPVDPMDDIELRSVQLQFPNARGSILEACEQRRVPTDKGDVHVAIQGDTAKPAIVTYHDLGLNYATSFAGFFNFPVMRGLLENFCVYHVTAPGQEEGAPTLPEDYVYPTMDDLAAQLLFVLSHFGLKSVIGFGVGAGANILARFAHAHPDKVGALCLINCVSTQSGWIEWGYQSFNARFLRTKGMTQGVIDYLMWHHFGRNPEERNHDLVQMYKQHFERGVNPTNLAMLINAYIHRNDLHLARTPPGTPGTETAATTLKMPVINITGSLSPHVDDTVTFNGRLDPTNSSWMKISDCALVLEEQPAKLAEAFRLFLQGEGYAKYFRPGDWDGTQSSSF from the exons ATGCCACAGTCTGAGGGCGGCTATGTATCGTTGCCGGCCGTCAATGGCAATGGCGGTGCCATATATCAGTCGACCACAGAGCCCACGGCCCCGCCCTCCGTCTTCGAGAGCATGAAGCGGGCCATTGGCCAGGCCATCAAGTCCTCGCCCAACGACAGCGAGGAGCTGCTCCGATCGGAGCGCCTGCCGGTCATCGTTGGCGGCTCCAG AATCTCTTTCAGAGACCGCGACAAACCCGGTAAGACACTGACCACCAAGATGCCGTCAGCTCCAACACACACTGCCGAGGAGGCACACCTGCTGGG CACCATGCCCGTTGATCCCATGGATGACATCGAACTGCGCTCCGTGCAGCTGCAATTCCCCAATGCCCGCGGCTCCATCCTGGAGGCCTGCGAACAGCGACGCGTGCCCACAGACAAGGGCGATGTCCACGTGGCCATACAGGGCGATACGGCTAAGCCGGCCATTGTCACCTACCACGATCTGGGCCTAAACT ACGCCACCAGCTTTGCTGGCTTCTTCAACTTTCCAGTTATGCGAGGTTTGCTGGAGAACTTCTGTGTTTACCATGTGACCGCTCCTGGACAGGAGGAGGGTGCTCCCACCTTGCCAGAGGA CTATGTGTATCCGACCATGGATGATCTGGCCGCCCAACTGCTGTTTGTGCTCTCCCACTTTGGCCTGAAGTCGGTTATTGGTTTCGGCGTTGGTGCTGGGGCAAATATTTTAGCCCGTTTCGCCCACGCTCATCCGGACAAGGTTGGCGCTCTGTGCCTGATCAACTGCGTGTCCACGCAGTCGGGCTGGATTGAGTGGGGCTACCAGAGCTTCAATGCCCGTTTCTTGCGGACCAAGGGCATGACACAGGGCGTAATCGATTACCTGATGTGGCACCATTTCGGACGCAATCCGGAGGAGCGCAATCACGACCTGGTGCAGATGTACAAGCAACACTTCGAGCGAGGCGTGAATCCGACCAATCTGGCCATGCTGATCAACGCGTACATCCATCGCAACGACCTGCACCTGGCGCGCACTCCACCAGGAACTCCGGGAACCGAGACGGCGGCCACCACGCTGAAAATGCCGGTGATCAATATCACGGGTTCGTTGTCGCCACACGTGGACGATACGGTGACCTTCAATGGCCGCCTGGATCCCACAAACTCATCGTGGATGAAG ATTTCCGATTGCGCTTTGGTGCTGGAGGAGCAGCCGGCCAAGCTGGCAGAGGCCTTCCGGCTCTTCTTGCAGGGCGAGGGCTACG CCAAGTACTTTAGACCCGGCGACTGGGACGGCACGCAGTCGAGCAGCTTCTAG
- the LOC128254937 gene encoding protein NDRG3 isoform X9, whose amino-acid sequence MPQSEGGYVSLPAVNGNGGAIYQSTTEPTAPPSVFESMKRAIGQAIKSSPNDSEELLRSERLPVIVGGSRDRDKPGKTLTTKMPSAPTHTAEEAHLLGTMPVDPMDDIELRSVQLQFPNARGSILEACEQRRVPTDKGDVHVAIQGDTAKPAIVTYHDLGLNYATSFAGFFNFPVMRGLLENFCVYHVTAPGQEEGAPTLPEDYVYPTMDDLAAQLLFVLSHFGLKSVIGFGVGAGANILARFAHAHPDKVGALCLINCVSTQSGWIEWGYQSFNARFLRTKGMTQGVIDYLMWHHFGRNPEERNHDLVQMYKQHFERGVNPTNLAMLINAYIHRNDLHLARTPPGTPGTETAATTLKMPVINITGSLSPHVDDTVTFNGRLDPTNSSWMKISDCALVLEEQPAKLAEAFRLFLQGEGYAKYFRPGDWDGTQSSSF is encoded by the exons ATGCCACAGTCTGAGGGCGGCTATGTATCGTTGCCGGCCGTCAATGGCAATGGCGGTGCCATATATCAGTCGACCACAGAGCCCACGGCCCCGCCCTCCGTCTTCGAGAGCATGAAGCGGGCCATTGGCCAGGCCATCAAGTCCTCGCCCAACGACAGCGAGGAGCTGCTCCGATCGGAGCGCCTGCCGGTCATCGTTGGCGGCTCCAG AGACCGCGACAAACCCGGTAAGACACTGACCACCAAGATGCCGTCAGCTCCAACACACACTGCCGAGGAGGCACACCTGCTGGG CACCATGCCCGTTGATCCCATGGATGACATCGAACTGCGCTCCGTGCAGCTGCAATTCCCCAATGCCCGCGGCTCCATCCTGGAGGCCTGCGAACAGCGACGCGTGCCCACAGACAAGGGCGATGTCCACGTGGCCATACAGGGCGATACGGCTAAGCCGGCCATTGTCACCTACCACGATCTGGGCCTAAACT ACGCCACCAGCTTTGCTGGCTTCTTCAACTTTCCAGTTATGCGAGGTTTGCTGGAGAACTTCTGTGTTTACCATGTGACCGCTCCTGGACAGGAGGAGGGTGCTCCCACCTTGCCAGAGGA CTATGTGTATCCGACCATGGATGATCTGGCCGCCCAACTGCTGTTTGTGCTCTCCCACTTTGGCCTGAAGTCGGTTATTGGTTTCGGCGTTGGTGCTGGGGCAAATATTTTAGCCCGTTTCGCCCACGCTCATCCGGACAAGGTTGGCGCTCTGTGCCTGATCAACTGCGTGTCCACGCAGTCGGGCTGGATTGAGTGGGGCTACCAGAGCTTCAATGCCCGTTTCTTGCGGACCAAGGGCATGACACAGGGCGTAATCGATTACCTGATGTGGCACCATTTCGGACGCAATCCGGAGGAGCGCAATCACGACCTGGTGCAGATGTACAAGCAACACTTCGAGCGAGGCGTGAATCCGACCAATCTGGCCATGCTGATCAACGCGTACATCCATCGCAACGACCTGCACCTGGCGCGCACTCCACCAGGAACTCCGGGAACCGAGACGGCGGCCACCACGCTGAAAATGCCGGTGATCAATATCACGGGTTCGTTGTCGCCACACGTGGACGATACGGTGACCTTCAATGGCCGCCTGGATCCCACAAACTCATCGTGGATGAAG ATTTCCGATTGCGCTTTGGTGCTGGAGGAGCAGCCGGCCAAGCTGGCAGAGGCCTTCCGGCTCTTCTTGCAGGGCGAGGGCTACG CCAAGTACTTTAGACCCGGCGACTGGGACGGCACGCAGTCGAGCAGCTTCTAG